A single window of Rubripirellula lacrimiformis DNA harbors:
- a CDS encoding WYL domain-containing protein, producing the protein MNRLLRQAMQDCDNYVIEMDYADAKGNRTHRVVSPIKFMGSYRFLGLCLCREQPRQFQLSRCKNIRLVPATDVMMPVPMTSVDGARELCASH; encoded by the coding sequence ATGAATCGCTTACTTCGTCAAGCCATGCAAGATTGCGACAACTACGTCATTGAGATGGACTATGCAGACGCCAAGGGCAATCGCACTCACCGCGTCGTTAGCCCCATCAAGTTCATGGGCAGCTACCGATTTTTGGGGCTGTGCTTATGCCGCGAACAACCGCGTCAATTCCAGCTTTCACGCTGCAAGAACATCCGTTTGGTCCCTGCGACGGATGTGATGATGCCGGTCCCGATGACTTCGGTTGATGGAGCGAGAGAACTGTGCGCAAGCCACTAA